ACGGCGGCCGCTATGTCGTTCTAGGAGGCAAGGTGGAACTCATGGAAGGCCAGTGGCGACCCACGTTCCCCGTCATGATCGAGTTCCCCAACCTTGACCGCGCGCGTCAGTGGTATTTCTCGGACGAGTACCGGGAACTCAAAGAGCTCCGGCTCTCCGCCATGAAATCCAACGCCGTTTTACTCGAAGGCCTTTGAGGCGCAAATATATGCGCAACGGCGATCTCGGTCGTAGGGGCGAACCTTGTGTTCGCCCCCACCGAGGACAGATCGCCGATATATCGCGCCCCGCACCTCAACGCAGGTCGTTCAACGAGGCCCCGTAATTGATGTGGAAGGGCTGTCCGTCGATAACCAGGGCCGGCACCGACTTGACCCCCGCCTGCTCGGCCTCGGCGAGGCGCCCTTTGCTCTCGCCCAAGTGCACGACTTCCACCGTGTATTGCCTTGGATCCAGCGCGGCGACGAATTGCCGTTCCGCGCTGACGCAGACCGGGCATCCGGCGTGATAGAAGACCGCTTTTTTCATGGCTTCCTCCTTTATCCGTTCGACCATTTGAGAAAATTTTCCCGCGCCTCCTCGGGCGCGGCGGCCTCGAAGTCCGCGCAGTCGAGCCGCAACTGCCCGTCGCCGAAGGCGGCGTCGACGAAGGCGCAATGGTGCGGCCGCTCGGGATCGGCGTGGACCGAGGGCCGGAAGAAGCGGCAGCCCACGCACATCCGCGCCGTCGAGATCTCGCCCCGCTCCTGCAAGCCCCTGATCATCTTGATCAGCGCCTTGAGAAAGACCTCCTGCTCGGCCTCGGAGAGCGAGGCGACCGCATCGAGGAGAAAATCCGGCCAGGTCGCCACCCGCTTCGCCTCCCGCCGGCCCCCCGCGCTCAGACGGATCACCAGCGCCCGCGAATCCGCATGCGACCATCGCTTAGAAACGAGACCCTTCTCCGCAAGGGCCTCGACCGCCACGCTGGCCGTGGCCGGCTTGACGCCCAGGTCCGCCGCGACCTCCCCCAGCCGCAAGTCACCCTTGGCGTTCAGGATCGCCAGGATCTGCCCCTGCGTCGGCGTCAGGGCCCGCGGCCCGGCCTCCCGCCAAGAGGCGCTCTTGAGCGCGAGGGCCAGCTTGGCCAGGCCGGTCAGGACCTTGCGGGGAACGGCGTCTTGGGCCGAGGCGAAGGGTCGTGGCGTTTTCATATATATTTAGTACTACTAACTATTATTTCTTTCCGAAGATATATCAAGAGGAAATTGCGGCGGCGGGGCGAAGCGGCGATCCGCGGCGGATCGACATGGCGAGGTCATCCCTGGGTTGGGACACCGTCGAGGCGAAAAAAAACCGATTAACAGGAGAAAGGCCTGAAACTCAGTGCGCCTGCGGCGGCTCGATGGCCACGGGCGGCTCCTTCTTCGGCCAAAAAACCGAGGCCAAGGACGAGAGAATCAGCGAAAGGGCGATGAAGCCCAAGGCGTAGGCGATGGGGATCTTGTACCAGCCCGACAGGATCATCTTGACGCCGATGAAGGCCAGGATCGCGGCGAGGCCGTAGTGCAGATAGTGGAAGGCCTGCATCATCCCGGCCAAGGCGAAGAACAGGGCGCGCAACCCGAGGATGGCGAAGGCGTTGGAGCTGAACACGATGAAGGGATCGCGGCTGATCGCCAGCACCGCAGGAACCGAGTCGACCGCGAAGACGACGTCGGTGGTTTCGACCACCACCAAGACGATGAAGAGCGGCGTCGCCATCAGCTTGCCGGCCCGCTTGAGGAAGAAGCGGTCTCCCTCGTAATTGGGCGTGACCGGGATCATGCGGCGCACGAGGTTGAGCATGGGGTTCTTCTCGGGATGGATCTCCTTCTCTTGCTCGAAGATCAGCTTGACCCCTGTAACGACCAGGAAGGCTCCCAGGATGTACATGAGCCAATGGAATTTTTCGAGCAGGGCGATGCCGGCGAAGATGAAGATGGCGCGAAACACCAAAGCCCCGAAGATGCCCCAAAACAGTACCTTATGCTGGTAAATCCCGGGTACCTTGAAATAGGAAAAGATCAGGAGAAAGACGAAGAGATTGTCGACGCTTAGCGACTTTTCGACCAGGTAGCCGCTCAAGAACTGCAAGGCCAGGTCGTGGCCCTCCAAGTACCAAATCCCGGCATTGAAAATGAGGGCCAAGACGATCCAGAAGATGCTCCAGAGGATGGCCTCTTTGATGCGGATGGTGTGCGACTTGCGGTTGAAGACCATCAGGTCCAGCAAGAGCATCGCCATGATGAAGATGAGAAAACCGGTCCAGAGCCAGGCTTGTAACGACATGGGAAATTCTCCGGGACCTGTCCTAGCGGGAAAAGCCCGGAAAGATCAAGCGAAAGGCGGACGCTTACAAGGTCGCCATTTCCCGGTTGTCGAAGAGCCGCCGGTAATAGC
This is a stretch of genomic DNA from Deltaproteobacteria bacterium PRO3. It encodes these proteins:
- a CDS encoding DUF1330 domain-containing protein, which gives rise to MSAYCLFDNLEVIDAAKLEEYKSRVAPVVEKYGGRYVVLGGKVELMEGQWRPTFPVMIEFPNLDRARQWYFSDEYRELKELRLSAMKSNAVLLEGL
- a CDS encoding thioredoxin family protein, whose protein sequence is MKKAVFYHAGCPVCVSAERQFVAALDPRQYTVEVVHLGESKGRLAEAEQAGVKSVPALVIDGQPFHINYGASLNDLR
- a CDS encoding winged helix-turn-helix transcriptional regulator codes for the protein MKTPRPFASAQDAVPRKVLTGLAKLALALKSASWREAGPRALTPTQGQILAILNAKGDLRLGEVAADLGVKPATASVAVEALAEKGLVSKRWSHADSRALVIRLSAGGRREAKRVATWPDFLLDAVASLSEAEQEVFLKALIKMIRGLQERGEISTARMCVGCRFFRPSVHADPERPHHCAFVDAAFGDGQLRLDCADFEAAAPEEARENFLKWSNG
- a CDS encoding TerC family protein; translated protein: MSLQAWLWTGFLIFIMAMLLLDLMVFNRKSHTIRIKEAILWSIFWIVLALIFNAGIWYLEGHDLALQFLSGYLVEKSLSVDNLFVFLLIFSYFKVPGIYQHKVLFWGIFGALVFRAIFIFAGIALLEKFHWLMYILGAFLVVTGVKLIFEQEKEIHPEKNPMLNLVRRMIPVTPNYEGDRFFLKRAGKLMATPLFIVLVVVETTDVVFAVDSVPAVLAISRDPFIVFSSNAFAILGLRALFFALAGMMQAFHYLHYGLAAILAFIGVKMILSGWYKIPIAYALGFIALSLILSSLASVFWPKKEPPVAIEPPQAH